GTTGTAAAAGCAACCAATATTACATGGCATCAAGGCGATATTAAACGGGAAGACCGTGAAAGGGCTAACGGACATCAGGGAGCCGTAGTCTGGTTTACAGGGCTTTCTGCTTCGGGAAAATCAACTCTTGCCCATGCTCTGGAAAATGCACTATTTGAAAAAGGGTGTAAAACCTATGTTTTAGATGGGGATAATATACGGCATGGCTTAAATAAGGATTTAGGCTTTTCCCCTCAGGATAGAGAAGAAAATATTCGCCGCATTGGTGAAGTAGCTAAATTATTTGCGGATGCCGGACTTATTGTTCTGACAGCGTTTATTTCTCCCTATCGTAGTGACCGTGAAAAGGCTCGTAAACTGAATCCCAAAAATTTTATTGAAGTGTATGTCAAGTGTGATATTGATATATGCGAACAGCGAGACCCCAAAGGTCTTTACAAAAAAGCCAAGGCAGGTGAGATTCCGGAGTTTACAGGCATATCAGCCCCGTATGAAGAACCCGAAAATCCAGAGATTGTAATCGATACAGGACAATGCACTGTAGAACAAGCCGTTAACTTTTTACTTACATATCTCAATCAACAGGGAATTATTTCATCGTAAAAGACAAAGAACTTTATTTTGTTTTTCGGTAGACTTCTAAGACGCCGTCAATAGAGCGAATGGAACGCATAAGTAAATCAAAGGACTTCGGATTTCCTGAAAAAACGGATTTTTGGGTAAATTCAAATTTAATCAAGCCTTTGCGTAAAAATTTGTAGTGAGCGGAGATTACCGGTACTTTATTATCTATTAATAATGAAGTTATTTCCTGAATAACGGTAGAGGAGGGACGGGCTAATACCTGTACAGTAATTTGAGCAATGTTATCAATTTCCCATCGTGCCTTATGTATTCGTGAAGGGTCGCGATAAACACTGTTAAATACTCTACAGTCCTTTTTGTGAACGGTAATAGTTCCTTTTAATGTGGAGTAGCCTACCACATCATCACCGGGTAGAGGATTGCAACAGCGGCTAAAATGAACAGTGATATTTTTTTGTCCATCAATACAGATACTTAAATGTCTCTCTTTTTCAAATTCTGTATTATCGCCGAGATATTCAATTTTTGTTAATGCCGATAGGTCAGGAAAGAGGGAATTGCCTGTATTAACATTTCCGAGATGTTCCTCTTTCTTCTCTTCTTTTCGAGGAGGTGTTTCCTCTTTCCCTTCTTCTTCCTCTTTGGGTAGAATTCCCTTTTCACGGAGGTGATGCCGAATTTTATTTCGAGCTTTCCCGATAGTAATGATTTTCAACCAGTCCAAATGGGGTTCTTGTTTGGGAGAGGTTAGAATTTCGACACGGTCGCCTGTAGTAAGTCGGGTTGTGATAGGGACATATTTATCATTTACACGGGCTCCGATACAATGGTGCCCTATTTCTGTATGAATTGAGTATGCGAAGTCCAGCACAGTTGCATTTGCAGGTAGTTCAAACACATCCCCTTTGGGAGTATATACATAAATTTCTGATATTTTCAGGTCGTCTTGTATATCCTGTGCGGTAATTGTTGTTCCCCCGGGAGCAGATAGTTCTGAAACCATAGAACGAAGCCATTCAATCCGTTTTTGCATCAGGGAATCATCTACAGCACCACCTTCTTTATAGAACCAGTGAGCCGCAATTCCAAATTCTGCTTCCTGGTCCATTTCTTCTGTTCGAATTTGTATTTCCAGAGGATATTTTTTGGGTATAAAAACAGTGGTATGTAGAGAACGGTAGCCGTTACTTCTGGGTTTGCGGATATTATCACGGAACCGTTCCGGTATTAGATTCCCTAAACGATGGGCTATATCTAATACGCGATAACATTCTTCTACTGTATTAACAACAATCCGTATCGCATAAAGGTCCATTATCCGTTCTAACGGAATTTGCTGCCTTTGCATTTTTAAATAAATACTATATAAATGTTTAGGTCTCCCTAAAATACGAGCCTGAATGCCAATGTTTTGAAGTTCGTTTTTGAGATAGGCAATGATATTTTTGATTTCATTTTCGCGTTCATCTTTTTTCCTTGCAATACGGGAGGCAAGGCATTTGTATTCTGTGGGAAGTAGGACTTTAAAAGCGAGGTCTTCTAATTCCATTTTCCAGCGATAAATTCCTAAACGGTGGGCTATAGGTGCATATATATTGAGTGTTTCGCGAGAGATTCGCTCCTGCGATTCCTGGGGTAGATATTTTATGGTTCTCATATTGTGGAGACGGTCTGCTAATTTTACCAGTAAGGCACGAACATCTTTAACGCCTATAAGGAAAAGTTTGCGGAGGGTTTCCAATTTTCGCAGGTCTTCATTTTCTTTCACGGTTGCCTTCATTTGTTGCTTTGATACTTTGGTAACCCCTTCGACAATCTGGAGAACATCTTTCCCTACTTCTTTTTCAAGAAGTTCTCGGGGGACTTGCCTGTCTTCTATAACATCATGCAGAAGCCCTGCCATAATGGTCATGGCATCAAGTTTAATTTTAGCCAACAACCGCGCTACTTCTATAGGATGAATAATGTAAGGTTCACCGGAAGCCCGTTCCTGTCTCTGATGTGCCCATACCGCTAACTCGAATGCTTTTCGAACCTGAACAATACCTTCCGCACTTACCCCGTTGTCATGCAAGATTTGCACTAATTGAAGAAACTGTCGTTCTATATCTATCGGTATAATAAACGACCTACTATTAATCATATCAATCCTTTACTATTTATTATATCAAAAACAAGAAGAAGGGCTGTCTTTATTCGTAATTTATATAATTCTCACGGGTTTATTTATTAAAACGAAATGGGTAGTTATGATAAAGAGAATCTATTCGAAGGGGTAGATTATTTTGGGTTTGTTATAACCCGTTGGAGTTCGTAGGGTAGTGGGGTATCCACGGAATACCCCAATTTTTTTCGGAGTTGTACAGCATTAATCAGGGCTTTACCCGCAAAATGATTGTTCATCAATACAAAGATGCGTTGTGCTTTGTTTCGCATTTTCTGAATGCGTTCTATCCATGGTTCTAATTCCGATTCCGAATAAAGATAGTTATATCTTTCATCACGATTGGATTTTTCTGAAAACCAGTTTTTTATATTTCTTCCATGAAAACGTACATAAGCAAAATCTGTGGTAACTTCTTCTGTGGGAGGTAGACAGTGAGGGTCTGGTAGAGGTTGGTCTATATTACAAAAGGCAATCCCTCTTTCGCGGAAAGATTCTAAAGTTTGAGGGTGCCACCAGGATTTATGCCGAAATTCAACACATAAAGGTAAAGGGGTGAAAATGTTTGTTAATTCTGCCAAATATTTCCTGTTTTCCGTAGTGCGATGAAATCGCTGAGGAAACTGAATAAGTAAGCAACCTAATTTATTGGCTTCTGCGATAGGTTCGATAGAGTTAATAAAAAGTTTTACATCTTCAAGGTCTATATTTCTTTTATCCTCATGCGTAAATCGTTTCCAGATTTTAACGGTAAATAAAAACGAAGGTTTATCAATAACCTGTTCTACCCAGGGTAGCACTCTTATTGCAGGTAGGGGATGATAATGGGTAACATTTACTTCAATACAGTTTATCCATTGGGAAAGGTATCGTATTGGATGGAGATTTAAGGTTTGATTTTCTGAATATACGGTATTTTTCCAATCTTTATATGCCCAGCCAGACACACCTATATAACAAGGACAGGGTTTTATTGGTGTTGAGGTTGTGGACATATCTGAATAACTTTTTTATTTTGATTTTGCGATATTCTTATAGGTAAATTATACCTAATAATAGAATAAGAATAACGAAACCATTCCCCTATTAAAGTCAAATATATGGTGCGAACTGAAGAAGAAAAGAAGCAAGAGCAACTGGAAAAGTTTAAAAAGAAAGTTATGGAGTATGTTTTCTGGATAGTTTTACTACCTATGGGAATCATACTCCGATTATTCCATTTAGGTTCGTTAAGTCTCTGGTATGATGAATGTGCCTCTATCGAGTTAAGCAAACTGGTAGATTGGAAAGGTTCATTTCTTTCGCCTCTATTAAATAATGAACCGCCGATAAATCCCTTAATTACTTTTTTCTGGGGTAAAATATTGGATAGTATTCGTTTCTGGGAACGGTATTCTGTGTGGGATGATTTTGCATGGCGGTTGTTACCCTGTTTTTGGAGTATTTTAACCATTATTGTTTTTTATCAGGTGGCGAAACGGATTTTAGACCGACCGTTTACGATTCTCGTCGCTACTTTCCTTTTTGTTATTTCTCCCTTTCAGATTTACTATGCTCAAGAATTGCGTATTTATTCCTTTTATGTATTGTTGAATCTTTTAAGTCTATTTTTTCTTCTCCGTATTTTATCTAATAATCTTTGGAAAGACTGGTTAGGACTGGGAGTGACTTTTGTTCTGTTGATGTATTCTCACTATTTTAGTGTCTGGTCAATTTTTTTAACAAATATATTCCTTTTAATATTAATGGGTTTGGGTAGGCGGGATTTGTTTCGCAAATGGTTCTGGACAAATTTCATAGCAGGAATACTCATCTTACCCGCGTTATACCTTGCCTGGTATTTTCACGAGATAGTGTCTAATATCCGTTATGTGTGGTATCCCAATCCAACGATAAAAACAGGTTTGATAACATGGAAGAATTTTTTTGCGGGTTATACCCCGAATAGTAGTGTTTACTGGTCTTTATTTATTCTATCTCTGCTTCTTTTCTTGTGGGGATTATGGTCCTATCGAAGACAACCTGAAAATGGGCTCTATGTTTTTTTGATGAGTTTGTTGCCCATATTTGCTAATGTATTCTTTTGGGGAGCACGTCATTTTTCATTTTATGAGCATAGGTTATTTATCTTTTCAGGAGTGGTAGCTTTATTTGCAATTGCACAGGGTATCCATGGGATAAAATTTTATCCGACGCGATTTTTAATCTTAATCATGTTTGGTTTACTTACTGCTATGTGTCTTAAAGATTACTATCAGTTGAAACTACATCCTAACGAGATGCATCGTTTGGGGGTTTATGATAAAGTGGATTTCCGTAGTTCCGCCGATTGGATTCGCAAGAATTATCAGGAAGGGGATATTGTAATTTATCCCAGCCATTTTATGGCTCCATCCATGAGGCACTATCTGGAAGGATATCCTCAATGCCGAGTAGGTATGAGTGCTATTGATGTGCAGGTGCATATAGATACTTTTGGAAATGCGACCTTACTTGCTTATCATGGATTATTGCCTGTGCCCATAGAACAAGTTGCAAAAAAGTATCAGCGTTTATGGTTTCTGGAAACACACGGCTTGACATTTGAGTATAAACCCCATACCGAACCTCTGCGGAAATATCTTGATGAAAAATGGAATAGGATAGATGTTGTATCATATTGGGGGTTAAGTATTACTCTTTACCAACGGAAATCCTGATTTGAAAAGAGTTTCTCCTACTTGGATAGACGCAGATTATTTCTGCCATATAAAAATTTGGGAACGATATAAAGTTAGATAAGATGTAACTTTTGGAGAACATGTTCTAATCGTTTGTATTGGGGTTCACTCATCGGGACTAAAGGTAGTCGCAATATGTTTTTAATCATTCCCATCCTTGCTAATGCGGCTTTTACAGGCATTGGATTGGTTTCATAAAATAATGCTTTGAAGAGAGGCATTAGCCGATAATGAATTTTTTGTGCTTCCGTGTAATTTTCTTCCAGGGCCAGAGTGCACATGCGGGCAACATCGGCCGGGGCGATATTTGCGGCTACGGATATAACACCTGTTGCACCGATGGACATCATGGGAAGGGTTAAACTGTCATCACCCGATAATACGGTAATATCACAAAGGGAAAGAATTTGGGATACCTGGTCAACACTACCGCAGGCTTCTTTAATACAAACGATATTGGGGAATTTGTTGAGTTCTGCGATTGTCTCCGGTTCTAATTTGATACCGGTTCTACTGGGAACATTATAAAGGACGATGGGAATATCTATCTCTTCTGCGATTTTTTTGTAGTGAGCAATCAATCCTGCCTGGGTAGGTTTGTTATAGTAAGGGGTGATTAACAAAGCCCCATCACAACCAAATTCTTTCGCACAACGGGTAAGTTCTAAGGCTTCCATTGTGTTATTGGAACCTGTGCCGGCAATGATAGGTAGCCGACCTGCAACGCGTTCTACAACAAAACGGATACATTCCTTTTGTTCCTCGTGTGAGAGTGTAGCCGCTTCACCTGTGCAACCACACGGAACCAAGCCATGCGTTCCTTGTTCAATATGAAAATCTACTAACCTTCCATAGGCATCGAAATCAACTTCGTAGTTATCTTTGAACGGTGTTACTAAAGCAACCCATGAACCTTTGAACATAGTTTTCTCCTTTATATTTGATTATTATTTTCTATAAAAGACGTCTTCCTCTTCCTCATCGGATATTGTAGAGGAAGAGGGTTCGTCTTCAATAAAATGACCTATTTCTAAAAATAGTTGATGTCTGCGATGGAAAGACAAATCAATAATTCCTGTGGGACCGTTTCTTTGTTTGGCTATTTTTAAGTGAACATTTAGTGGGTCTTTTATCTGGGGTTCTTCTTTTTCTTTTTTCCTGTCTTGGTATAACATAAGAACGACATCAGCGTCCTGTTCGATGGCTCCGGATTCCCGCAGATGTGAAAGTTTGGGCTCAGCAGACTCTTTTTCTGCCTCACGACTTAATTGGCACAATGTAAGAATGGGGACTTTTAATTCGCGTGCCAGACCTTTAATTTGCCTTGATATTTCCGCGATTTCTACCTGCCGACTTTCACTCCGTCGGTGAACACTCATTAATTGGAGATAGTCTAAGATAATTAGTTTTACTTCTGGATTTGAATATAAATGCTTTCGTGCTTTTGAGCGAAGTTCGATAACATTAATGCTGGGTGTATCATCAATGAAAATAGGCAAATCACATATTCGGCCGCTGGTTTCTACAATATCGGCTATAATCTTTTTGCCAGCAAAAGCCTTTCTCATTATTTGCCCATCAATTTTGCCTTCCATACAAATAAGTCTTTGAAGAAGTAGTTCTTTCGACATTTCCAGACTGAAAATAAGCACGCCCCCTTCTCCTGTTTTCGCCACATTCCGAGCGATATTAAGGGCGAAAGCTGTTTTTCCAACAGAAGGTCGTGCTGCAAGAACAATCATTTCCGAAGGCTGAAGTCCGCACAGTTTTTCATCCAGTGTTTGAAAACCTGTGGGTATCCCAGTTAGCACTTCTCCATTTTTTATTCGTTCTTCCAAATTCTCTACAAAAGTTTCGATAAAATCCTTTAATTTGTAAATGGGATTTGTCCTTCTCTGCATTGCAACTGTAAATAGGTTGCTTTCTGCTTCATCGGCGAGTTCTTTGAAAGGGGTCTGTCCTTCATAAGTTTTGTTAATAGTTTCACTACATATCTCGATAAGTTTTCGTTTTAAGGCATTTTCAATAACAATATTTGCATAGTAGCCTATGTTAGCAGCTGTTGCCACAGCACTGGATAGTTCTGTTAGATAGGAGATACCGCCTACATTTGATAGTAATTTTTTAGTTTCAAGATTGCCTGCGACTGCCTGAAGGTCAGGTTTGTTCTGTGTTGTATGATAAATTTCATACATGGCTTCAAAAATAGTTTGGTGCGGTCCATAATAAAAGATGTTTTCGGTATTATAATTAAATATTTCAAGAACTTTGGGGAATGTTTCAGGGTCCAAAAAGATAGCCCCTAAAACGGCGCGTTCCGACTCAATGGATTGTGGCGGTTCGCGCTCAAAATATGTAGCAGGCGATTTTGCCTTCGAGCTATCTTTTTTGCGGGAAGTCGCCATGTGTTAGTTATCTGAATTCTCCGTGTTATTTTCATCCGTAAGTTGACTGACCCAAACTTTTACTTCTGCCATAACACCACTTCCTAATTTCACAGGGACTGAAAAGATACCCAGTGTTTTAATAGGCTCTTCCAGAAGAATTTGTTTGCGGTCGATCTTAAAATCCCTTTTCTGTAATTCTTCTGCAATCATAGCGGAAGTTACAGAACCAAATAGTTTTTCTTCATCGCCCGCACGCATTTTAAATTCAATAGTGATTGCATTGAGTTTCGTTGCAACCGATTCCATTTCTGCTTTCCGTTGGGCTTCACGCCGTTGAATGATTTCAAGGTGATAACGGATTTCCGCTGCGGAAGCCGATTGGATGGATACTGCAAGTTTACGAGGAATCAAAAAATTGCGTGCGTAACCATCGGAAACATTAACGGTTTCTCCGACCTTACCTAATTTTTCAATGTCTTTGCATAGAATCACTTTCATCGTTTATTCTCCTGACCTTTCTTGTTTAATTATATTTTTATTATTGTTTTTATTGCGAGTTTAACTGTTTGTTGCCGGATATAGCCGATTGTAAAGCCGTAAGAGTGAAAGCCGAAATTCCCACCATGTATCGAAAAAACCAAACAATGCAAGGATGGGAAAAGTCCACACTCCGAAAACAAAAAGAACAATTACCAGTGTTAATATAATGTTCCAGTGAAATAGAATAGCACAAAAAGTAAGGATACTTAGCCCATTAAGCCAGTAAATAAAACTCAAAATTACAGCCGTGTTCCGCGAAACAATACGGAGCCATTCTCCTACATTGTAATGCTGGTCATATATCAAGATGATTGCCGTTAAAATAGCCAACCACACTAAGTAGTCCGGTGGTCGAACATGGGAAAAACTTCCTAATTGAGGATTTTCCCAGTAATGAATACCGTCTTCAGTTGGCATAATTTTTAACCGAGCAATCATCCAACCCATAATGATAAGGGCTGTAATTAAACTTTGACCAAATAATAACCCAATGTGAAAATCTTCCCAATGATAATCAAGATATTTTAATCCTTCAATAAAATTTTTATTGATTTCTTCTGAATTGCTAATCTCCTGTTCCTTGCTCAGATTATTTATTTCTGCGATACGAGCGTTAATGGAAATGGTTATATCCTTACGCAAATCGTTCCAAAAATACATGGTAAGGGCTGTCCCCGAGATGAATAGGAAAGCAGTTACCAGAAGGAGACAGCGAGACCAGGAATATTTCCTTAAAGCAGACCCTACAGAA
This Candidatus Hydrogenedens sp. DNA region includes the following protein-coding sequences:
- the cysC gene encoding adenylyl-sulfate kinase; amino-acid sequence: MEEVVKATNITWHQGDIKREDRERANGHQGAVVWFTGLSASGKSTLAHALENALFEKGCKTYVLDGDNIRHGLNKDLGFSPQDREENIRRIGEVAKLFADAGLIVLTAFISPYRSDREKARKLNPKNFIEVYVKCDIDICEQRDPKGLYKKAKAGEIPEFTGISAPYEEPENPEIVIDTGQCTVEQAVNFLLTYLNQQGIISS
- a CDS encoding RelA/SpoT family protein codes for the protein MINSRSFIIPIDIERQFLQLVQILHDNGVSAEGIVQVRKAFELAVWAHQRQERASGEPYIIHPIEVARLLAKIKLDAMTIMAGLLHDVIEDRQVPRELLEKEVGKDVLQIVEGVTKVSKQQMKATVKENEDLRKLETLRKLFLIGVKDVRALLVKLADRLHNMRTIKYLPQESQERISRETLNIYAPIAHRLGIYRWKMELEDLAFKVLLPTEYKCLASRIARKKDERENEIKNIIAYLKNELQNIGIQARILGRPKHLYSIYLKMQRQQIPLERIMDLYAIRIVVNTVEECYRVLDIAHRLGNLIPERFRDNIRKPRSNGYRSLHTTVFIPKKYPLEIQIRTEEMDQEAEFGIAAHWFYKEGGAVDDSLMQKRIEWLRSMVSELSAPGGTTITAQDIQDDLKISEIYVYTPKGDVFELPANATVLDFAYSIHTEIGHHCIGARVNDKYVPITTRLTTGDRVEILTSPKQEPHLDWLKIITIGKARNKIRHHLREKGILPKEEEEGKEETPPRKEEKKEEHLGNVNTGNSLFPDLSALTKIEYLGDNTEFEKERHLSICIDGQKNITVHFSRCCNPLPGDDVVGYSTLKGTITVHKKDCRVFNSVYRDPSRIHKARWEIDNIAQITVQVLARPSSTVIQEITSLLIDNKVPVISAHYKFLRKGLIKFEFTQKSVFSGNPKSFDLLMRSIRSIDGVLEVYRKTK
- a CDS encoding DUF72 domain-containing protein is translated as MSTTSTPIKPCPCYIGVSGWAYKDWKNTVYSENQTLNLHPIRYLSQWINCIEVNVTHYHPLPAIRVLPWVEQVIDKPSFLFTVKIWKRFTHEDKRNIDLEDVKLFINSIEPIAEANKLGCLLIQFPQRFHRTTENRKYLAELTNIFTPLPLCVEFRHKSWWHPQTLESFRERGIAFCNIDQPLPDPHCLPPTEEVTTDFAYVRFHGRNIKNWFSEKSNRDERYNYLYSESELEPWIERIQKMRNKAQRIFVLMNNHFAGKALINAVQLRKKLGYSVDTPLPYELQRVITNPK
- a CDS encoding glycosyltransferase family 39 protein yields the protein MVRTEEEKKQEQLEKFKKKVMEYVFWIVLLPMGIILRLFHLGSLSLWYDECASIELSKLVDWKGSFLSPLLNNEPPINPLITFFWGKILDSIRFWERYSVWDDFAWRLLPCFWSILTIIVFYQVAKRILDRPFTILVATFLFVISPFQIYYAQELRIYSFYVLLNLLSLFFLLRILSNNLWKDWLGLGVTFVLLMYSHYFSVWSIFLTNIFLLILMGLGRRDLFRKWFWTNFIAGILILPALYLAWYFHEIVSNIRYVWYPNPTIKTGLITWKNFFAGYTPNSSVYWSLFILSLLLFLWGLWSYRRQPENGLYVFLMSLLPIFANVFFWGARHFSFYEHRLFIFSGVVALFAIAQGIHGIKFYPTRFLILIMFGLLTAMCLKDYYQLKLHPNEMHRLGVYDKVDFRSSADWIRKNYQEGDIVIYPSHFMAPSMRHYLEGYPQCRVGMSAIDVQVHIDTFGNATLLAYHGLLPVPIEQVAKKYQRLWFLETHGLTFEYKPHTEPLRKYLDEKWNRIDVVSYWGLSITLYQRKS
- the dapA gene encoding 4-hydroxy-tetrahydrodipicolinate synthase yields the protein MFKGSWVALVTPFKDNYEVDFDAYGRLVDFHIEQGTHGLVPCGCTGEAATLSHEEQKECIRFVVERVAGRLPIIAGTGSNNTMEALELTRCAKEFGCDGALLITPYYNKPTQAGLIAHYKKIAEEIDIPIVLYNVPSRTGIKLEPETIAELNKFPNIVCIKEACGSVDQVSQILSLCDITVLSGDDSLTLPMMSIGATGVISVAANIAPADVARMCTLALEENYTEAQKIHYRLMPLFKALFYETNPMPVKAALARMGMIKNILRLPLVPMSEPQYKRLEHVLQKLHLI
- the dnaB gene encoding replicative DNA helicase yields the protein MATSRKKDSSKAKSPATYFEREPPQSIESERAVLGAIFLDPETFPKVLEIFNYNTENIFYYGPHQTIFEAMYEIYHTTQNKPDLQAVAGNLETKKLLSNVGGISYLTELSSAVATAANIGYYANIVIENALKRKLIEICSETINKTYEGQTPFKELADEAESNLFTVAMQRRTNPIYKLKDFIETFVENLEERIKNGEVLTGIPTGFQTLDEKLCGLQPSEMIVLAARPSVGKTAFALNIARNVAKTGEGGVLIFSLEMSKELLLQRLICMEGKIDGQIMRKAFAGKKIIADIVETSGRICDLPIFIDDTPSINVIELRSKARKHLYSNPEVKLIILDYLQLMSVHRRSESRQVEIAEISRQIKGLARELKVPILTLCQLSREAEKESAEPKLSHLRESGAIEQDADVVLMLYQDRKKEKEEPQIKDPLNVHLKIAKQRNGPTGIIDLSFHRRHQLFLEIGHFIEDEPSSSTISDEEEEDVFYRK
- the rplI gene encoding 50S ribosomal protein L9, with amino-acid sequence MKVILCKDIEKLGKVGETVNVSDGYARNFLIPRKLAVSIQSASAAEIRYHLEIIQRREAQRKAEMESVATKLNAITIEFKMRAGDEEKLFGSVTSAMIAEELQKRDFKIDRKQILLEEPIKTLGIFSVPVKLGSGVMAEVKVWVSQLTDENNTENSDN
- a CDS encoding DUF2232 domain-containing protein, with the translated sequence MSNVLTKILFLILITAYLTGEGVFILLPLVTVVAIGLTTARNSWFRTALLCLSLIPGFALGAFMESLPLTTENLLMWTATFLAGILLPVSVGSALRKYSWSRCLLLVTAFLFISGTALTMYFWNDLRKDITISINARIAEINNLSKEQEISNSEEINKNFIEGLKYLDYHWEDFHIGLLFGQSLITALIIMGWMIARLKIMPTEDGIHYWENPQLGSFSHVRPPDYLVWLAILTAIILIYDQHYNVGEWLRIVSRNTAVILSFIYWLNGLSILTFCAILFHWNIILTLVIVLFVFGVWTFPILALFGFFDTWWEFRLSLLRLYNRLYPATNS